A DNA window from Setaria viridis chromosome 2, Setaria_viridis_v4.0, whole genome shotgun sequence contains the following coding sequences:
- the LOC117841993 gene encoding mitochondrial import inner membrane translocase subunit TIM10, which translates to MAAGGAPTNMQKEQMFGLAEKEMEYRVDLFNRLTQTCFAKCIEKRHKEAELNMGENSCIDRCVSKYWQVTNLVGQLLGNQPKM; encoded by the exons ATGGCAGCGGGTGGTGCGCCGACCAATATGCAGAAGGAACAG ATGTTTGGATTGGCTGAGAAAGAGATGGAATACAGGGTTGATCTTTTCAATCG GCTTACACAGACATGTTTTGCCAAGTGCATCGAGAAGAG GCACAAAGAAGCTGAGCTCAACATGGGTGAGAACAGCTGCATTGATCGATGTGTTTCAAAATACTGGCAG GTAACTAATCTAGTCGGACAACTTCTTGGAAATCAGCCTAAAATGTGA
- the LOC117845431 gene encoding uncharacterized protein codes for MASSVSFGTVAPAVASPAGGRSTLGRRAARPSTARTIPAATKMVAAAKQEQKGLFDAIFGALYKEEQLLETDPILNKVEGKAPAAAPASKTVAGKAAAAAEQSGGNGGFLGGLFNNSKKG; via the coding sequence ATGGCGTCATCAGTAAGCTTCGGCACGGTCGCGCCGGCAGTGGcatcgccggccggcggcaggagTACTCTgggccgccgcgcggcgcgcccgTCCACCGCGCGCACCATCCCCGCCGCGACgaagatggtggcggcggcgaagcaggAGCAGAAAGGCCTGTTTGACGCCATCTTCGGCGCGCTGTACAAGGAGGAGCAGCTGCTGGAGACGGACCCCATCCTCAACAAGGTCGAGGGCaaggcccccgccgccgcgccggcgtcgaAGACAGTCGccggcaaggcggcggcggcggccgagcagagcggcggcaatggcgggtTCCTCGGCGGGCTCTTCAACAACTCCAAGAAAGGGTGA
- the LOC117845430 gene encoding glucose-1-phosphate adenylyltransferase large subunit 4, chloroplastic/amyloplastic, with protein MASPAAPLATAAFLPAASPRPARRASTAPRRATRASVSVSAAAAATSCVLADAPRGIKVEQADAGAQAAAAAAARRDVSPDTVASIILGGGAGTRLFPLTRTRAKPAVPVGGCYRLIDIPMSNCINSKINKIYVLTQFNSQSLNRHIARTYNFGEGVGFSGGSVEVLAATQTAGESGKKWFQGTADAVRQFLWLFEDARLKCIENILILSGDHLYRMDYMDFVQKHVDSGADISVACVPMDESRASDFGLMKADRNGRITDFLEKPKGESLKSMQVDMDLFGLSPELADTYKYMASMGIYVFKADVLRKLLRGHYPTANDFGSEVIPMAAKDYDVQAYLFDGYWEDIGTIKSFFEANLALTDQTPNFYFYDPVKPIFTSPRFLPPTRVENCKVLNSIVSHGCFLTECSVEHSVIGIRSRLEQGVQLKDTMMMGADYYQTEAERCSELSDGKVPVGVGENTIIRNCIIDKNARIGKNVVIMNSDNVQEADRPAEGFYIRSGITVVLKNAVIPDGTTI; from the exons ATGGCGTCCCCAGCGGCGCCGCTCGCGACCGCGGCCTTCCTCCCCGCGGCGTCGCCccgtcccgcgcgccgcgcatccacggccccgcgccgcgccacccgcGCGTCGGTGtcggtgtcggcggcggcggccgccaccagCTGCGTCCTAGCCGACGCCCCCCGGGGGATCAAG GTGGAGCAGGCGGATGCGGGCGCccaggcggcggctgcggctgcggcgcggaGGGACGTCAGCCCGGACACGGTGGCGTCCATCATcctcggtggcggcgccggcacgcGCCTCTTCCCGCTCACGCGGACCAGGGCCAAGCCCGCG GTGCCCGTTGGGGGATGCTACAGGCTGATTGACATCCCGATGAGCAACTGCATCAACAGCAAGATAAACAAGATATATGTCCTCACCCAATTCAACTCCCAGTCGCTCAACCGCCACATCGCGCGGACATACAACTTTGGTGAGGGAGTTGGGTTCAGTGGTGGGTCCGTAGAG GTGCTGGCAGCTACCCAGACAGCCGGGGAATCCGGAAAGAAATGGTTCCAGGGAACAGCTGATGCTGTCAGGCAGTTCCTCTGGCTTTTTGAG GATGCAAGGCTGAAATGTATAGAAAACATACTGATTCTGTCTGGTGATCATCTGTACAGGATGGATTACATGGACTTTGTGCAG AAGCATGTTGACTCTGGTGCTGATATTTCAGTTGCTTGTGTTCCTATGGATGAGAG TCGAGCTTCTGATTTTGGATTGATGAAGGCCGACAGGAATGGTCGCATTACTGATTTTCTTGAAAAGCCCAAGGGTGAAAGTTTGAAATCAATG CAAGTGGATATGGACTTGTTTGGGTTATCCCCAGAGCTTGCAGATACATACAAATACATGGCTTCAATGGGAATATATGTATTCAAGGCAGATGTTCTCCGAAAGCTTCTCAG AGGCCATTATCCTACAGCTAATGATTTTGGCTCAGAAGTTATTCCGATGGCTGCAAAAGACTATGATGTGCAG GCTTATTTGTTTGATGGTTACTGGGAAGATATTGGAACAATAAAGTCTTTCTTTGAAGCAAACCTTGCTCTCACTGATCAG ACTCCCAACTTCTATTTTTACGATCCTGTGAAGCCTATTTTCACATCTCCTAGATTTTTACCTCCAACCAGGGTAGAAAATTGCAAG GTTTTGAACTCTATAGTTTCACATGGCTGCTTTCTAACAGAGTGCAGTGTTGAGCACTCTGTCATTGGTATCCGCTCAAGATTAGAACAAGGGGTGCAGCTTAAG GACACCATGATGATGGGGGCAGATTACTACCAAACTGAAGCTGAGAGATGTTCTGAACTGTCTGATGGAAAAGTTCCAGTTGGTGTTGGAGAAAATACTATAATAAG GAACTGTATTATTGACAAAAATGCTCGAATCGGAAAGAATGTTGTCATTATGAACTCAGAT AATGTGCAAGAAGCGGACAGGCCAGCGGAAGGATTTTATATTCGTTCTGGGATAACTGTGGTGCTTAAAAATGCAGTGATTCCAGATGGTACAACTATTTAG
- the LOC117842552 gene encoding DIMBOA UDP-glucosyltransferase BX8 → MAGDGRSPTTGRRVVMFPFPFASHTTPMLQLAGLLRARGLGVTMLHADFNAPDPARHPELAFVSIRESIPDEVATSADLVQQMIGLNDVCEAPFHAALAAELARGGGGQSGQREVACVVVDGQWYKMPGAAGRVGVPALALRTDGAAAFLTLLSTPRLRADGYFPINGDRLDEVVLGLEPLRVRDLIRVDGSDDETMLHFIACVTDAMRASSSGVVLNTFDAIEAPELAKIRQELSRPAFAVGPLHLLAPAAQQEEQHAPDRGCLAWLDERSPRSVLYVSLGSVATIDLTAFEEMAWGLAGSGVPFLWVIRPGSVRGAGDDDAPPPFPEELIETVRRRGKIVAWSPQREVLAHPAVGGFWTHCGWNSTLEAVCEGVPMLVQPCFGDQTVSARYVTHRWGTGLDVGRVFERTAMARTIRRLMARELGPQAPRERARLLMRQARQCVEEGGPASSALDDLVEYMLGL, encoded by the exons ATGGCCGGAGACGGGCGTTctcccaccaccggccgccgcgtcgtGATGTTCCCCTTCCCGTTCGCGAGCCACACCACCCCGATGCTCCAGCTCGCGGGGCTCCTCCGCGCGCGTGGCCTCGGCGTCACCATGCTCCACGCCGACTTCAACGCGCCCGACCCCGCGCGCCACCCGGAGCTCGCCTTCGTCTCCATCCGCGAGTCAATCCCCGACGAGGTTGCCACCAGCGCCGACTTGGTCCAGCAGATGATCGGCCTCAACGACGTCTGCGAGGCCCCGTTCCATGCCGCCCTCGCGGCGGAgctggcgcgcggcggcggcggccagtcGGGGCAGCGCGAGGTCGCCTGCGTCGTGGTCGACGGGCAGTGGTACAAGATGCCGGGTGCCGCCGGGCGCGTCGGCGTCCCCGCCCTCGCGCTCCgcaccgacggcgccgccgcgttcctcaccttgctatccacCCCGCGCCTCCGCGCCGACGGCTACTTCCCCATCAATG GAGATCGGCTGGACGAGGTGGTGCTGGGGCTCGAGCCGCTGCGCGTGCGAGACCTGATCCGCGTCGATGGCAGCGACGACGAGACGATGCTCCACTTCATCGCCTGCGTCACCGACGCCATGCGCGCCTCCTCGTCCGGCGTCGTGCTCAACACCTTCGACGCCATCGAGGCGCCGGAGCTGGCCAAGATCCGGCAAGAGCTGTCCCGCCCGGCCTTCGCCGTCGGTCCTCTTCACCTGCTCGCCCCGGCGGCGCAGCAGGAGGAGCAGCACGCGCCGGACCGCGGCTGCCTGGCGTGGCTGGACGAGCGGTCGCCGCGCTCCGTTCTCTACGTCAGCCTGGGGAGCGTGGCCACCATCGACCTCACCGCGTTCGAGGAGATGGCGTGGGggctcgccggcagcggcgtgccGTTCCTGTGGGTGATCCGCCCGGGCTCCGTCCGCGGCgctggcgacgacgacgcgccgccgccgttcccggAGGAGCTCATCGAGACGGTGCGGCGGAGGGGCAAGATCGTGGCGTGGTCGCCGCAGAGGGAGGTCCTGGCGCACCCGGCCGTCGGCGGGTTCTggacgcactgcgggtggaactcgacgcTGGAGGCAGTGTGCGAGGGGGTGCCCATGCTCGTGCAGCCGTGCTTCGGCGACCAGACGGTGAGCGCGAGGTACGTGACGCACCGGTGGGGCACGGGGCTGGACGTCGGGAGGGTGTTCGAGAGGACGGCCATGGCGAGGACGATCAGGAGGCTGATGGCGCGGGAGCTGGGGCCGCAGGCGCCGAGGGAGAGGGCTCGCCTCCTGATGCGGCAAGCGAGGCAGTGTGTGGAGGAAGGAGGGCCGGCTAGTTCGGCACTCGATGATCTTGTGGAGTACATGTTGGGTCTTTGA